One genomic region from Candidatus Poribacteria bacterium encodes:
- the uppS gene encoding polyprenyl diphosphate synthase: MKPFRYIKNRIERFFYKIYQRRLESEANTWQIPRHIGVILDGNRRYAKASGLDNVIKGHHEGADKLEEVLHWCDELGVEIFSIWIFSLDNFKRAAHEVEGILGLIEGKMRELVTIEGLHANQIKVRAMGQIELLPPSLQEAIREAEEATRNYDKFILNVAVAYGGREEIIEAFRGHLKAESESGKPIHQIADELTVDKITPYLYTSDLPDPELIIRTSGEVRLSGFLLWQSVYSEFYFCDTYWPSFRKIDFLRALRAYSQRKRRFGK, encoded by the coding sequence ATGAAGCCATTCCGTTATATTAAAAATCGAATTGAAAGATTTTTTTACAAAATTTACCAGCGGCGTTTAGAATCCGAAGCCAACACGTGGCAGATCCCCCGCCATATTGGCGTAATTTTAGACGGAAACCGCCGTTACGCTAAAGCCAGTGGACTTGACAACGTTATTAAGGGGCACCACGAAGGGGCAGATAAACTCGAAGAGGTGCTTCATTGGTGCGATGAACTTGGCGTTGAAATTTTCTCAATCTGGATTTTCTCGCTTGACAATTTCAAGCGCGCAGCGCATGAAGTCGAAGGAATCCTTGGACTTATTGAAGGAAAGATGCGGGAACTCGTCACAATTGAGGGACTGCACGCCAACCAGATTAAGGTACGCGCAATGGGGCAGATAGAACTACTACCGCCGAGTCTTCAAGAAGCGATTCGGGAAGCAGAAGAAGCGACGCGAAATTACGATAAGTTTATCTTAAACGTGGCTGTTGCTTATGGAGGACGAGAGGAAATTATTGAAGCATTCCGAGGACACCTAAAAGCTGAAAGTGAGAGTGGGAAACCTATTCATCAAATTGCAGATGAACTCACAGTGGACAAGATTACACCGTATCTATACACTTCAGATCTCCCAGACCCCGAACTAATCATTCGCACCAGTGGGGAGGTTCGATTATCAGGATTTCTCCTCTGGCAGAGCGTTTATTCAGAATTCTATTTCTGTGATACATACTGGCCCTCGTTTCGGAAGATCGACTTTCTGCGTGCCTTGCGTGCTTATAGCCAACGCAAACGCCGATTTGGAAAATAA
- a CDS encoding sugar phosphate isomerase/epimerase, with the protein MRFGICTSLENVNRLAEVGYDYIELGVRPALMPEADEAEFQKIRQQATQAPLKAESYSGFIPGDLRVVGDTVDLPRLSRYVENACRRGSEIGGQVIVYGSSGSRSIEEGYSRERALAQIAEFLDMAADHAEAHNMTIVIEPICWREGNILRTVADGVAMAKRVNRRGIKALADLYHIWQEEEPMQNIIDAAEWLEHVHIAEPVKRSYPGNDDFDFTDFFSALQKAGYDGRVSCECKFDNFDEDIEVALKTMKTYV; encoded by the coding sequence ATGCGATTTGGGATCTGTACGAGTTTAGAAAACGTTAATCGGCTTGCAGAAGTTGGATATGATTATATCGAATTAGGGGTTCGTCCGGCGTTGATGCCCGAAGCAGACGAAGCCGAATTTCAGAAAATTCGCCAGCAAGCAACACAAGCACCGTTAAAGGCGGAGTCGTATTCCGGATTCATTCCGGGCGACTTGCGTGTTGTAGGCGACACTGTGGATCTTCCGCGCTTGTCTCGTTATGTAGAAAACGCGTGCCGTAGAGGCAGCGAAATTGGTGGTCAGGTTATTGTCTACGGCAGCAGCGGTTCCCGGAGTATAGAGGAAGGCTATTCGCGCGAACGCGCATTAGCACAAATCGCTGAATTCCTTGATATGGCGGCAGATCACGCCGAAGCACACAACATGACGATTGTCATTGAACCGATCTGCTGGCGAGAGGGAAATATCCTCCGAACCGTTGCGGATGGTGTCGCTATGGCAAAACGCGTGAATCGCCGCGGTATCAAGGCGTTGGCGGATCTTTACCATATCTGGCAGGAAGAAGAACCGATGCAGAACATTATTGACGCTGCTGAGTGGCTCGAACATGTCCACATAGCGGAACCCGTCAAACGCTCCTATCCGGGAAACGACGATTTTGATTTCACTGATTTCTTTTCGGCATTACAAAAAGCAGGCTACGACGGCCGCGTCTCGTGTGAGTGCAAGTTTGACAATTTTGACGAAGATATTGAGGTAGCTTTGAAGACCATGAAGACTTACGTCTGA